AATAGTATGCTTAAATGGCCATAACCCTATATTAAATAAACATATGTTTTTGCACTATCCAActacttttaattattttatcaagTCAGTAAATTAATAACGGccatgtataatattttattcaataaataaaaattgttcttataaagtcttcccatgaaatgttacaatgcatcaatggaaaaatgaaatacaaaacaaatatcaatttagaaagactcaatttaaaaaaaaaaaaaaagaataaacaattttcttataaagtatTCCCATAAAACGTTACAATgcattaatagaaaaagagaatacaaaacacatgctattttagaaacactaaatttataataataataataataataataataataatatcaaaccaaacatatcataaaaaatagttatggatgtactatatatatatatatatatataccaaaaattgaaggaaaatatatatatatatatatatatagagagagagagagagagagagagagagagagagagagagagagagagacttttgtgtgtggaaaaatagaaattatgcatggaataagagggagaatgacaattttatagcatgaggataagaataagaagagtaaaaaataaaggaagataaaaagatagaataatattaatattgagagtagtggggatatgaaaagttgaaatggaatgagaaaggttgaagaaagttaaggtagagagcagtggggatatgaaaagttaaaatggaattgaaaattgaataataaataagaataattaaaaaataagataaattaaatatgatattttgattgtaatataatagaatttttaattcactttaaaggttaaaaaattatataaaaaaattggaaaaaaattgataatgacatGGAACATAAAACAACagaagttgttaaaaataaaattctcacTCAGACTCTTCAACAAAAGCTTCAATTCGAAGAAGAACAAACCCCACTGCCACTCCAACAAGAGTCAGCGCATTCATGATGACTGCAATCTTGAATATCTCACCAGCAGCATTACAGGTCGAAGATAGAGCTCCCCCACCTCTACCTTTGCTCTTTGATGGAACTTTCAAGGAGCTCACAACCTTAGCAAAAGATTGCTCAGTGCATACAGGAAGGCCTAGTGAGGCTACACTGTTGTGAGCCTTCAACCCACCAAAAGAGTTCAACCCTGTTATGTAATTCACATTCTTCTTCATCCTCCTAGAGCTGGCAATGGTAGTAGTAGAAGTAGCCGTAATGGTGGGTGGAGATAGTGTGGCCATTGTTATCTGAAacaaaagagagcaaaaaactAAACTACTTATTACACAAAAGATGCGAAAAGATCAGTAAGGAAGTGTTTTAGAATGATAAAATTATACCTTTTTTTGTGATGGTTGGTTTATGAAGAGTTGTTTGTTAAGTATATGGAAGTAAATGATAGTGGGAGGGAGGGAAGAAAATGAAACTTTGTATGGTGAGAGACGGAAGAAAATGGATAAGGTGGGAAAGAGAATGGCTGGTAGACAAGCTAAGCAGATGAGGTTATTGagaacaaaaaaggaaaaatagtgCCACTTTAAATGTTGGCCaagaaaaagtaaagagtaAATTGGTTTGCCAATGAAGATAGACCTTTTATCcaattattctctctctctctttttttttttttttttttttttttttttttttttttttcacttaatCAATTTGGACCATTTATTGagttaggaaaattattagtttacatttcatttcttttttcttttttaatgtaaaagttgggaaaattattagtttacatttcatttttttttttaatgtaaaatttacGTTATAGACTAAATAAagtatacataattttttttttaatgaaaaattactGCAGCatttaaaagaaatcaaaaaacaGTCTGGTACAAAATGTATAACTTATATGAGCAATAAATATAAACCAAATTACCCATTGTGTTGAATTTTTAATGGGGTGGAAGAATGTagtctaaagtctaaactcGTAGcctaaataaatgaaaaaccaaGGCCATTCCACTAATGGGGGACgacatcaaaaataaaaattgacattGCCACGCTTGGATTTGGATGCTTGCAATTACACAAAGCATAACACAAAACAATTAAACATGGGAGAGGgaagggaggaagagagaggatAGGAAAGAGAGGAGAAAtgataacatttttcttttcacttgttTGATTAAGGGAGAAATGGGTAGAAATATACCTTATTGGTGAGTCCCACCATAAaaactctcttctctctccctaaTTGGGAGGAAAGAATATGGTGGGCCATGGAGGAAAATGGATCTCTCcattttccctttccttttccttcgCCTCAATCCATCATAACTATAGAAATGAATTTATTTCCCTTTTCTCctctttatttcttctctttccCAATTTCTTAAACCAAACATAGCTTAAGAGTTAACTAATAACCTAGCCAATCCTTAAAACAAAGCATAGCCTAATAGTTAACAATGAAATCCAACTATAAGGGAAACACTTAACtagcaatgttaggaacatGACTAAATttccctttattattatttttttcccacttaTTCTTGAAGTGGTAAGTTATGATTGATACAACCTTGCTTTCATATGGATCCACGACTGTCAATATGCACCAATCACATCtcaaattttggataaaatattttgaaaatttttgtgtcaCAATACTTACGATAGTTAACAAGCTGTATCAAACTACAAACATCATACAACGTGGTACTCTAATTAGAGAGACTGTAAGCTGCATTATAAGCAATAGTTTGAGAAAACAACCCAATATGGGTACGGCAGTATAGAATTCCCCAGTCTTCTCCATCTTAATCACACAGAAACCTAAAGCAAAATGTAAATTCAAGTTCACAACAAAGACATTGCGTTTCATATGTTAGCAAacatataataaacaaaaattcaaggCTCAACTAATTGAAACTACTGCAATTTCATACATGCTTTGGGACTAGCATTTACATTGCTTTTCTCATCATGTGATTTATTAAGGTTTGTTGCCATTTCTGTGACCCCTATAACCTCCAATTACACATTCCATTCTTCACttaaatgtaatttaatttattattttgttcttcGCTTATAGAGTTGAAACCACATCCGCCTGGAATTGGAAAAGACTCAGGTATTATCTTTGCATCACAATATTTgcttaaatttatatatgattgtcCCTTGAATTTTAGAGTCATTTGGATTGTTTACTATATTTGAATGGAATCATCTCTATCTCTAATTGTATTGTATTACTCTCACTCAAATTGTTGGATGAATTAATGAAATACCTGATTCATGCTCTACaccaccaaaacccattaaactaAATAGGTTTAGACTTTAATTGAGATTAAGCAAGGTAATATCTAGACAGAATATGAGTTTTTGGGCTTCAAGGAAGGtaagctttaatttttttttttttctctctttgtttaacgttttaattagataatattaatatattattagaatttacatttttaatttaatggGGTCTTCAGTCCTCGGTTTGTCTTATTGCACTAATTCTCTTTATTTTGGTAGAATTTTATAAAGAATGCAAAAAAGATAAAGAGGCAAAGTTGCAAAATAATTCAAAAGCAACAAATCGCTACCCACATTCTCcaatatatgcatgtccaacaaCAATGTCAATTTAAGCAAATAAGAAAGCAGAGAAGATATAGCaggtacttttttcttttcattatgaataaatataaaattgtattgTCCCATAGTATCTAAAATTAACTTGctttattcattttaaactGAAAAGTGACTACAATCTAGAAGAGAAGATCTCAACAATGTTAGAAATAAAACTGGCATAAGAAGtgtttctactttttatttttatttcttataaacATTTATGTTTCTAATTATTTTGCAATAAATACAACATATATTGTTTTATagtagctttttattttattttttgaggaaaaGTTACATATTCATGTTTATGCAGATAATATACCAAACAATTCAGCTATAATTTCCTATAATTTCCAGCAACCAACCAAAACAAAGGCTCCTCATCTtagtaataaacatatttttacattaaatcatattttttgttaattatttagACATCGGATGTTAATCTAAAACTCTACATTAATTATAATTCAGGAAAATATTATGAACCGTGCAACTTTGGGCTTTGGCCATCATGCAAATGCCTATATTGTGGTGCATTATTGTGGTATGAAGAACGTGTATGAAAGCAATGCAATATAGAAATCCACATATTTAAGAAGATAATGTGTTATTTGAGCTAAATGTAAGTCACATCAGTTTCTATTCTAAGTGGAATATAAAACCATGACCACTTACTACCTGCTGCTCATATTCAATGTTTTCAAATAGGCATGAACTGCTCAAGTATGCGATctaaccaaaatttaaattttagtatatataaGTTTTGACATCTGTCTATTTTCAGCCTAAGATAGtaagatatgaattttgaaaggtttacatacaaatataattttaaagtaaagtgaaattttatttgtttttaaacagttttgtctaaaaaaatatgtctttgtaaaagtaaaaaatattatttttttaaatacttttgtCTAAAAAATGTGTCtttgtaaaagtaaaaaatattatttttgttaaactatacCGTGCATCACATAGGTGGGTCAATAgctagtatttaaaaaaaaattaaaaaaaaaaaaaaccatcaccCTTAATCaaagttataagaaagaacaaaaatccaccgagagagagagagagagagagtactcacagtttttttgttggaaaaatatggattgaatgtgAGAAGTGATATcgaatttatacaaaataaaatagggagaagaagaatcaaaatataagaaagagaaaatgatagaaaaacGGTAAAatagagagtagtggggagatatAGAGGCAAAGAGGGAGGGGAAAGGTTACAAGAAGTGTAACAGCAAATGTGAACTAATAGGGAGGGtaagagttttttattttttttttaatagggaGAATAAAAGTGAGTAAAGGAGATGTAAAAAATAAGTGGATGATGTGGCTGTCGAGGAATCTACCATTAGAAGGTGGGGAGGGGAAGGGGAAGGGGAAGGAATACGTGAGAAACAAAAGGGAAGGAAATCCAGAGGTTGTAATTGTGAATGTGAGCGTAGTAATATTAAATACTacgctttagcttttagtaatatatagattagaaGGTGGGAAGGGGAAGGAGAAGGAATACATGAGAAACAAAAGGGAAGGAAATCCAGAGGTTGTAATTGTGGTTTTCTAAGGGTTTTCAATTTAGAAGACTTGGGTTTGAGCTTTAAGTAAGAATTAAATTTAGCAGAAGTGGGTTGGtggaattaaatttaaaagaagtgGGCTTTATGGTGGAAATAGgctgaaaataattttagttttattagtattttaaaattgataaaaactattttaaaattgtaggataaatttaggaaaaaggatGGGAATGACATGGCTGCTGACGTGGCTTAATGtgagcgtagcaacattaaatgctacgcttcagcttttagtaatatatagattatagaaaCTTGTGCTAAAATTCCTCCATTTGTCAAAATTGAAGCACCCATTACTTGACATGTGACAGCTTCATTAGATTATTTAGAACCATGTAtactaaaaaagtaaaaattccACATGGCAAGTTATAATTCCTACACTTGAAGACCACCGCACACTCTTAGTgtgatagtcactccacaagtataagtgcttgtgggatGTGGGTGGCAAGGTTCGGAGTTCAAGTCTTTAGGAGAGattttcacacacatatacacttagattagactatagtagaatttctattttgtataaaaaaaaaaatttaattaaaattaaaaaaaaaattaaaaaaagactaTGAGTCCATGCGTACTGTGTCAAAAGATTTAAATTCAGAAACTTTAATACATCATTAAATTTCTTTCCATGTAAAGAAGTCTGCATATAATTTTGTTCACCGTGTAGAAATTTCTTTCTAACCttttgtaaaacaaaaataaataaataaataaacgtgctgaaattaattgtttttgtttttgtttttattctttctaagggcattgtttttgtttttaaaatgttaacgGTTGCCTTGAGGGCATTGATTtatgaactatttttaaaaactttttatgagaaaatgataaaatagttaatttttttaacatttttttatatttctcatgaaagtGATGTTAAACATTTCCTAATATAGTGGGTTCTAgctagctcaactggtaaagtctctgatagttgaataagatatatagGGTTCAATCCTCACCTAcacaaaaactgattggtgtcttggtttgatgataaaaagctatcatcaggagcggacgccataggttaaaactctctctcaaaaaaaacatttcataatataatttattaataattactataagGGCACCTATTAACATAGCCTGTAGAGCCTTTATGGTAATCAACATTAAAttaggaagtttttttttttttttttaaagaaaagaaattaggtAGATTTAATTTAAGTGGACATTGGTTTtgcatcaaaattcaaatttattgtgCTAAgctttttgctcaaaaaaaaaaaaaaaaaaaaaaaagttagatgCTTTGGGCACACGAAATGTGAAAGCAGGGGCGGAGGTACATTATGAGTTGGGGGCCATGATcccaccaaatttttttaaaaaccctatAATAGTTGGAAAATTTACATTTCACCCATATTTTTAATAGCCGACCCCCACAATGATAAAGCTtgccaacccccccccccccccccccccccccttctccaacACATCAGCCAAATTTGGATTCccaaatcttaatttttcacCATTTGTCTTTTTCTATTCCTTCTCTTAACACTTAGCCATATctcatatctttttattaacttcttctaacttttaattttagttcCATTTAGAAgattcaatcatttttttctccaaaaaaaagattcattcatttttttctaaagGGATAAAACTTATCTATAGTATATTAAATTCCACAATTAAACTCAACAATGGttcttgaaaatgaaaataacgtTTGTGTTTTATTGGTCATGGTAAATAGGTGGTTGAGTTTCATTAggaaatgtaatatatatactacacttaaaaatgtattgtatttaagttttttcctttcccaaaaCTCTACATATGCCCCTCCACTTTTGAAAGATAGTTTCAACCTACAGTGTCTGCACTTGATTattgctctttattatcagaccaaaataccaattgatatttttttgtaGACAATGATCAAACCACAGATCTTTTATACAACGACAAAAAACCGAAGTCTCTACTAGCACCACGATTTTCCATGTCAgcatcattttaaaaatatacaaaaaatatataaaaccgaagtctttgctagcaccacaattttccacgtcagcatcatttaaaaaaaaatacaaaaattatgattttttttttctctaaaacccaataatcattgatttttttttctctaaaacccaatatacaaaaaaatttggtcctctCTCAAACCCAATTCTTTGCCCATCTTCACTCTCAATTTTCTCTCCACAACCCAGAACCACCATCAGTCCTTCTCTCCCACAACTCAACAACTCCACCTTCTCTAGCACAACTCAACAACTGCAATCGCCCAAGTTGCAGATACATCCCCAGTCTGATGGAGAGACAACATATAGAATAAGTGTGTCGAAGAAGATTGAGATGACCATTAAGTAGCTCTTTGAGATGGATTTGTTGGGCTAACAATGGTGTTTATTGGTTGCAATAAGGTTATATCCCCAATTCTTTTGTTGTATGTATTGAATATAAATTGGATTTTTCGGCTTAAGCCTGAAATTGGTGGTATATCAGATTTAGGGATTAGGTTTGCATGACATAATTAGGGGAATGATCTATTCAATTTTACTTtgaattaaattacatatttccATTCATTTTTAAGTCGTTATACcatcaatcaaaataaatatgtaatttttttcgttctttgctttctttttcttttcttttttctttcatcctAATATGTCAATAAGTTTTTAATTCCTAGATTacattattctaattttttttttcaagttcctCTATTTCAGCACCTGTACATCAATCAAGTTCTATGTCTTGGCTATATCTGTTAGGTGTTTGACAAAAGGCCTACAAGAGTAACTGTTGAACATGTATtggaataataaaataaatgaactGGCATAAACTATTTGATGATGGCCCATTGTTACTAAGCTACATCTTGCTATTCAATATGTCATTAAGTCATGTATTTCTGTTTTATAACTTATATTCACGGGTGTATATTTTTGCTATATGAAAAATGGGGTTGTGCTGATGGGGTGAACTAACTTTATTGTATTTTTGAAGACTAGGTTGGATTACTGATGTGTGGATAATGGGTACATGTGGGAGAAGGAATACACTATGCATTGATATCTCATTAAGCGACCATTTGGATCTATTAAAGAACATAGGAGAGTAAtagaaaagtttaaaattgCTAAGTTAGGTATCTAATTTCTTAAGCAATATAGTAATTTCCTTTTTCTCACCCAAATTCCAAAAAGATTCATATACCCGACTTTAGAAAGTTTAtgtcaaataattgaaaattgctTCATATGTATATTgaatgggggaaaaaaagagtCATAGGGTTGATTCAGTTTAGGAATAGAATTAGGTAGTACTTTagtgaaaaaatgaaaataatcgGATGGGGAAATCTGTGAAAGTCTAAATCCTATGCTAGCAAGGTTTTGTTTCTAATTATAAGCTTTGTTGACAATTGGTTTTGGTGTCATTGAATGTGGATGTGTTTTGAAGTGATGACGTGGGTGGTTTTATCAATTTATGAGTGTGAGAAAGTTTAAATTACTTTAGTCATAATATGAAGGAGTGCTCGAATTTTGCAAGGGCAAGATTCTTGACGTGTTGAACAACTGAACTAAGAGGACTATTCAAGGAATTGTTGTGACGAATGGTGAGCAAATTTTGGGACTTGGGGATCTTGTCTGTCAGGTAGTTATGTTGTCAATCATCGtttttaaattctaaacttATTAATCAGGGTTCTATGTAAATTATTGGGCTGTAAAAGTGAACTAGCCTTCACATGATGGTGTTGGATATGTTTTAGGGGATGGGGATTCCTATGGGGAAATTGTCTTTGTATATAGCACTCGGAGGTCTTCGTCCTTCAGCAGTAAGTTTATTCAAATAAAACTTGTGGTTATTGCTTCGTTTTACtacattgtaaatttttttgttcacatgATTTACTTTGTTTTAAACCTTAGGGAACATTTCTAAATGCCAAGAAAAACCAAGTTCAAGAATTGTATGGACTATCTACTTGTAGTGTTTGCCTATAACAATTGATGTGAGGACAAACACTGAACAGTTGTTGAAAGACGAGTTCTACATTGGGCTTAGACGGAGGAGGCCAACTAGGAAGGTTTCATAGTTTACATTTGCACCTTGCTCCAATTTTGGTTCATAAATTTTTACAAGTGATAGTATAATATACATTCCCTAAGGTGATTTTGACAATTCTTTTCAAGAATATTATGAACTTCTGCATGAGTTCATGTCCGCTATCAAGCGGAACTAAGGTGAATTTTTAAAagtacttaaattttaaattagtgtgcattttttttatataattaagaTATAAATATGTGGACGAGTTTAAAATGATCATCACCAAAATATAATTGATTGAATGCTCTACATCATATCATCAAGAATATATCGTATTTACTTTTTTTCACTTGAGCTGGATTAATACATAATATTGCATACTAAACCAAACTAAACAACTTCAACaccaccaaaataaataagGACAATGAAGTGCTATGTCATAGCATGGGCAAACGTACCTTTCAGATTGGTGAAGAAACATTAGGCAcatatcttcttcctttttttttttttttttttttttttgggttttcttttagCTTGAAGATTTAAATAAATGTCTGATCTAAAGTTCCTATTTGCATGGGAAAAATTTTGGCAGTTCCACTGGCTGCtaaaatcatttcttttttggacaGACATACAATATGTTTGATAAATCCCAAAGTTCAAATACTTAGAGATCATTTttctccaagaaaaaaaaaaaaaaaaatacttagagATCATTGAAAATATCAGTATGGCTTGGCCCTTTAGCTGCCCAATATATATCAAGATGTCTATTTGATCGATGGCATGATAGGATAATACAGTCATTTTAACAATGCCTTCAATATTGTAACTGATTTCTCTCAAGAtgctaattaaattatattaaggACTGAAAGGATGaagttcttctttttctcattcatTACTATTAGCAACAATATCCTCAGGCTGCATTTTTGTTCCAAGTTTCTTAGACAAATCAATATAGGAACCAAAGGTTGGATgacccaaaacaaaatcaatttccAGAGCTAATGTTTTTGAGGATATTTGTTTGTGAATATTAGTTTTAAAACTGCAATGACTATTCTTCTTATGCTTCTTGTGGATGAGGAGTGGCTATTTGCTTCACTTTGCTTAAGCAGTTTAGTTATTGGACCATGTTTCCAAAATGAAATGGTGATGCTTTAGGTTattgttgaaaaattttagGTTCTTCTCCCCCCCGCCCTCCCAAAAAGAAGGAACCCTAAAAAGGAATTGGAGATTTCTTATGATAGAGATTTATGTAATAGGCATCAATCAAGGAGTTccatttccttttttcttttctttttttctttttatcttttttttgcaaaatctttTTGTTGAGGAAAATATACTTAATTATATGTAGCTCAATCTTCAATTTTCCAATTTATGATGGCACCTGTAGAGCCTCTAAAATGGGAAAATCTTAATGAGTGTAATATAGGATTTTAGCATCATAATAGTGCTCAATACATAAATTTGTTGCTTTCCCTATTTTCATCTTTTCACATCTTAAGCAAAATCTTCACATGGAGCTCACTGTTATTACTTGGAAGAAGATACTATCTGTATTGATGCAAGATTTTGATGTTTGAGTGTTTGACACAAGATTTTGTTATTACCAAAAGAAGAtttaaattgttgttttaaattataGGAAAGAGCCATTAATTTTCATATTGTGTGGTGTGTGTGTATTTTCATATAGTTTTTAATCTTtaagggtgttttttttttttttttttgttaattatta
This genomic stretch from Quercus lobata isolate SW786 chromosome 3, ValleyOak3.0 Primary Assembly, whole genome shotgun sequence harbors:
- the LOC115979449 gene encoding uncharacterized protein LOC115979449, giving the protein MATLSPPTITATSTTTIASSRRMKKNVNYITGLNSFGGLKAHNSVASLGLPVCTEQSFAKVVSSLKVPSKSKGRGGGALSSTCNAAGEIFKIAVIMNALTLVGVAVGFVLLRIEAFVEESE